The Gossypium arboreum isolate Shixiya-1 chromosome 2, ASM2569848v2, whole genome shotgun sequence region caaaaatcaaaaactaaaatttctcgtcttttcaatcggatcacaactaagtgttacattgaactcgtatttttgaaaatcaagacaacacgtgtttatgagataccaattttgggcgtcgcgagggtgctaataccttcctcgcacgtaaccgactcccgagccctatTTTTTCTCTGGATTTCGACGTAGACCCGAACTTagccttcttttgttttaaaaatagatctaataggtgtccgatcacacctataaaaaaggatctgtggcgactcctttttatttcaaaatcgaacttcagttttcaaactttttcactagatcgccacaattagcgaccccaagcgaaactaaaatttTCACGTCGCTACATCTATGGATACTAACCCATAGTAATTGTTATTCGGAATTTTTCTGATCATTTTgcaatttttaaaagttaaattatcaaaacataaatttattaataaaataatgactttgggtataattttctgtataatttaattttcatgtcATATgcattacataatatataaaagaaaagaaaagtaataTATTAAAAACTTGAAAATGAGTTAAGATAGGGTCGGGTCAAGTTTTAGTTCAAAGTATTAGAGTTCGAGTTCCATTCAAATTTAATAgagatttaatatttattttacctgaactcattttctgaatctaatatttttatcttaaacttttcaaattttagatAAACTTTCAAACTTGAACGAACATCTCGATCCATAGAATAATTATATCAGAAACCATTGAGCTCGAACTAAGAAACACTTTTACAAGCTTGTTTCTAATAttcttcataaaaattaaaaaaatatataaaaatttaattgcaACCAACAATCAACACAAACAACATATGCATTGTAAATATCAAACTAGATAATAAAATATTACAAGGTTGTAGTAGGATCTGAAAAACACCAtagatataaaattttattttttgcttaATACAGCTTATATTGCGGAAGGGATAACTCAATTGGGGAAACAAGGCTGATAATTGTGATCATGACATTGATGAAACCCTTGGAATTAAGAAACGGTACGTAGCATCATGTTTTTGAATTCTTCAAAATCAATCATGCCATCCAAGTTGGTGTCATAGAAGCAAATCATGTTCCTGCAATCTTTGCCTTTCTTTTCATCCCATAAGCCAAGTCTTACCAACACGCTTTGAAGCTCCTCACATGAAATGAAGCCATCACCATTCAAGTCAAACACCTTGAATGCCTTGGCAAGGTCACAGTCTCCATGaccaccatcatcatcatcaccgcCACCATGAACCATCATTATTTCTTCTTCCTCCTCATCATCAATGGCTGCCTCAATCTTGGTGCTGTGGTTGGAGATGGAATCATAGAAGAACAAGAATTCTTCAAAGCCAAGACAAGGTTTTCCCACTAAGGACTCCAATTCTTCAAGGCTAAACTGGACTCCGATTCTCTCAAGCAACCAATTAAGCTCCTTCAGGCTAACCAAGCCATCCCCATTCTTGTCAAGCTTCTCGAAAATCCGTCGCAAGTCGTTCTTGCTAAGGGGAGACATGTTGTCAAAGGGAATATCACCATTAATATGAAATGCTTGAAGCTTGGTATTTCTGTGTATCAACCAGTTATGATGAAAGCAGAGTGACGGGTGTGTTGCTATTTATAATGCAAATTATTGGGTAACGAAGCTTGCAAGAAGTTTCCCAAGGAAAATTATGGAAGGAAAGATATATATATTTCCTGATAAGTtgaattttcatttttcttttaagtGTGGTCTTCATTCATCTAAGTCCTTTTCATTGTCTTTATTTTGCTACTGGCTGAAACATTTGTCATTAATGGGAGAAAATTCTAGTCCCAAATTTTGGATCTTCTACAAATATCATATATTTGTTTTTATActagaaattcattttaaaaaaattgttggAGATAAGTTTGGTGTATATTACCTTTTGAGTTTAACTCATATTTGGAAATAAAAATCATATCGAATTTTATAAGGAAGTAAATTCATTATTAAGGCTAGAAatgagaaaaaaatatttatttttatctatctaTGCCTActatatatttacaatttagttgaGTTATTGTCCCTCATCAATGGGGAGATGGATTTTAGGATATAATCGGTTTTTGGAGAAGTGTTCGGCCTTTATTGCTGAACTATGGGGAATCTTGGATGGTTTGTTCTTGCTTCAGAAGCAAGGACATAATAAGGTATTCATCCAATCAGATAATCTTGAGGTAGTCAaaattcaaataatatataaaaccacAAGTTTGAATAATTTTTGAACTAACAAGAATATTTTTCTATTGTGTTCATTATATTACTAAATtgacattaaaaataatttattaaaatgttactaattaataattttacagagataattaaaacataaatgaTAGAATATATGTTTTGCTATATCAATTAAAAAGACAACATCTTTATTTAAATTAACAATTTAAcaaccatgaccaaaatgaaatgatgaaaaaataaataaataaaatgaaaatttttataatttgatgaccaaaataaaaatatggtAATAACGAATCACTAATGAAATAATTTACCCTTATATTTATTGATTGATTGGAGGAGAGATAAGTATGGCTGAATATTGACTATCTGACAGCAACGTAGTATCGTTCATCATTGTATGTAGTACAAATACTGTACCAAAAGGGATTTGTCTTGAACATGTTGTAACGTTTATTAGATTACTATGGAcataattatttgtataaaaaaaaatattgtagaccaattgagttttaatttaatttgttgtAGGTTAATTTTAACCcatttatatcaaaacccaatttaaccTTACCTAATCAactaaaattaaacccaaaacccaaaatcttaactacccaaagcccaatttacatcaaaaccccaatgacCCAAACCTTaagcccaaattaaaataaaaaaaccctagcccacaacctaaacttttctcaactaaatcctagcctttgccaccaccaactctactagccacacttgctccaccaccaactccactagccacacttgctccaccaccacttgtacctacaaatgaagacataaacaataaaaaatattttgtaaatgactatataagccttctcatattttgtatttagaggaggaagaagtttttgggggagaaagttattgtaaaggatttttgagaggttttttgagagtaatcaaggagaagaattattgtaaaggctagtttttggagaggctagttttttttttggagattaatcaaatatcaaagcaaaagaggttttttGGTCTATTCTCGTTtcaagttctttgtttgcttattgttttctt contains the following coding sequences:
- the LOC108466758 gene encoding probable calcium-binding protein CML44, coding for MSPLSKNDLRRIFEKLDKNGDGLVSLKELNWLLERIGVQFSLEELESLVGKPCLGFEEFLFFYDSISNHSTKIEAAIDDEEEEEIMMVHGGGDDDDGGHGDCDLAKAFKVFDLNGDGFISCEELQSVLVRLGLWDEKKGKDCRNMICFYDTNLDGMIDFEEFKNMMLRTVS